ataaaattattgctTGACCAATAGATGAAAACAAATCAGAAATTGCAAATCCAATACCAGTTTGCAATGCTCGATAAACACCAATGGAATTTAAAACtttcaaatcttctttGAAAACggtttcaaaatattgttggatattgaaaatttttataGTTCTTATTGTGGTTATGGTTCGATATAGATCTAGCTCGACATTATTCACTTTgcatttatatttattttcaattgattctaaTATTTTCCCATAAAGAACAGTAACCAAAAGTACTAACGGAACAAATGAAATCCCCACTAATGCCAATTTCCAACCAGATACAATTGACCAGATTATTCCGATTAATGTCATTGACACCAAATTGGCTAATAAAGGGAAGAATTGAGAGATTAAATTCCTCAAGTCCCTGGTGTCATTCATGAGTAAGGCCGTTATTTCCAGTGAACTCCAATTAGTATCAAATCCAGTGAAGAATGACAAATCTtgattattcaatttgaaaaaagttaATTGTCGTAGAGATACTATCCAATTTTCACCACAATAATTTAGAATAAATTCTGATAAATAACTGGTAACCCCGGTAAAAATagcaattgataatgatataCAAGACCACTGGAGAATTTTTTGGGTTGAATTTAACCCTATTGAACTGTCTAAAGATGTTGATAATAGCTTGGAGAAGCAATATGAAAACACCGGACTTGATACACCTTGAAAAATAGCTAATAAAATACCAAATCCAAGTAACGACTTTCCATTGATTGTTGAGCTACAATATCTAAGTATTGCCAAAACACCCATCAATTTCTCATTGTCCGTGTCTTCCTTAATTTGGGATTCTAAATCCTTAAGAATATAAGGGTTGGTTTTATAGTTGTAATCGCCATCCGGTAGCTTTGTATTATCAGAGAAACTTTGACTAGTGGTTTCATATGAGGAAGTTTCAATACCCTGAGATTTGTAATTCTGgacaatttcttcattcttcatctttttAAACTGTCCTTGGTTTTTGATCATTCCTTGATCCAAGATAATgacattttcatcatcaagtATGTTCTTATATTCATGAGTAATAAAAATAGTTGTTTTGCCAATTCTCcattttttcactttttcaATAAGACCTTGCTTAGTTTCAGTATCCAAAGCACTAAAGCTTTCATCCATAATTAGTACTGgagaatttttcaaatatgcTCTAGCTATAGAAATCCGTTGCTGCTGCCCTCCAGATAATGTCAAATGATTCACTTTCATATTCAAATCTAGATCCAGCAATAAAGCAAAATGAGCAGATTgttcaatcaaataatagGGTATTGCCTGCAAACTATCGTAATCATCAACTATAGCAATAGCAATATTTTCTGCAATTGTCTTATCATCAAATATCACTGGATTTTGTTCAAGTAAAGTGATATTTTGACATATATATTTGGGGTCTAGTTTATCAATTGAGACCGTATCAATCTCGATTGTTCCACGGGACACAGAATACAACCGCATCAAGAGTTTTGCAATAGTAGATTTCCCAGAACCTGATTTCCCAATTacataattgaattgattctGTAAAATTCCAAACGAAACATCTTGCAAAATAGCAACACTATTTTGTGAGTTAGATTCAAACCAAACATTTTTGAAGTATATTGaaccaatttcaaatggTGGGTATTTCAGGtgtagtaataataattttgccTTAGATGGGGGTTGCAATAAAAAGCCAGAGATTTTATCAGCCGCAGCATGTCCGGTATTTAGAATTGCTAACAATTCTGTAATACCAGAAACCGCTTGTCCAAGCATTAAACAAGAACTGAAACAAGTgaataattgattgatcGTAATTGTTTTATGTGATAATAGATAATTACCAAACCAAAAACCTTGAACAAACATCATTAATGTTAAAGTTTTTAAAACTGCTGTATTTGCAGCAACAGCATGActtaatttataataaaattgagcTGATTTCTCAATTAACTGTTTGAATTTAgttaattcaatatttttacTATTGAAGAATCTAACCATTTCTGGATTAACATAACACCAGTTGAAAACTTTACTAGCTTTTGATGTAACTTCATTCTCATCCTGTTGAGCTTTATAGGTGAGTTTACCAAAATACCAACCACAAAGTGCCATAATGGGGAAACTTgccattattatcaaagtGGTACTCCACGATTGGTAAAAAGACATTATTAAAAGTGCCAAAATCAATACTATGGTTTGCATCAAACTAGCCAAAATTTCACCATTACAAGAtctcaattcttcaatacaTCGATTGATTTGTGTCAATTGCCCAATTAGGTTTTGCTTTGAATCATACCATGATTGTGACTcgttaataattttattgtaAATTTGCATTCTTGCTCTTGATTGTTGGATTTCACCAAATTTAAGCCATGTGAACATGCCTAGCCATACTAATATCATTTTACAACATCCAATACCTATTAAACCAACACATAATTTTACTATATCTTGACTAAAAGAATGATTTGACTGATCCTGCAAATAAAATTGTGAAAGTTTACCCATTATTTCCCCGTAAATATATGTATTCATTGGTGTGGCAATTGCTGAACCACCCATAAGTAAAATACCCACAAGAATCAATGGCCAATCTTTAGAATAATTAACAAACATAAAAACATTTTTTGAAGTAATAGCCGGTGAATCTGATGGTGATCTCAAAGATGAAGATCTTTTGGGGAAAGACAGTTTTTCagatttttcttgaaacatagtttttataataatagtcTCTTGATAGTTGCAATAGAgtaagaagaaagaagaacaatattcaattaatttaaaagaatagaaacaaaagaataaaaagaacaataaaactaaaatttttttaaaaaaatagaaagtTTCGTCAAATCAGTATTATCATTAGATATTTATAAGTCTATATTGAGTCCTGGAGATGTACTTTTTAACATGAACCACACACCCCCCTTATCTACCATTATTACCCAT
The sequence above is a segment of the Candida albicans SC5314 chromosome 3, complete sequence genome. Coding sequences within it:
- the HST6 gene encoding ATP-binding cassette alpha-factor transporter (ABC transporter related to mammalian P-glycoproteins; functional homolog of S. cerevisiae Ste6p (a-pheromone transporter); required for mating of MTLa cells; a-type specific, not regulated during white-opaque or yeast-hyphal switching), encoding MFQEKSEKSSFPKRSSSLRSPSDSPAITSKNVFMFVNYSKDWPLILVGILLMGGSAIATPMNTYIYGEIMGKLSQFYLQDQSNHSFSQDIVKLCVGLIGIGCCKMILVWLGMFTWLKFGEIQQSRARMQIYNKIINESQSWYDSKQNLIGQLTQINRCIEELRSCNGEILASLMQTIVLILALLIMSFYQSWSTTLIIMASFPIMALCGWYFGKLTYKAQQDENEVTSKASKVFNWCYVNPEMVRFFNSKNIELTKFKQLIEKSAQFYYKLSHAVAANTAVLKTLTLMMFVQGFWFGNYLLSHKTITINQLFTCFSSCLMLGQAVSGITELLAILNTGHAAADKISGFLLQPPSKAKLLLLHSKYPPFEIGSIYFKNVWFESNSQNSVAILQDVSFGILQNQFNYVIGKSGSGKSTIAKLLMRLYSVSRGTIEIDTVSIDKLDPKYICQNITLLEQNPVIFDDKTIAENIAIAIVDDYDSLQAIPYYLIEQSAHFALLSDLDLNMKVNHLTLSGGQQQRISIARAYLKNSPVLIMDESFSALDTETKQGLIEKVKKWRIGKTTIFITHEYKNILDDENVIILDQGMIKNQGQFKKMKNEEIVQNYKSQGIETSSYETTSQSFSDNTKLPDGDYNYKTNPYILKDLESQIKEDTDNEKLMGVLAILRYCSSTINGKSLLGFGILLAIFQGVSSPVFSYCFSKLLSTSLDSSIGLNSTQKILQWSCISLSIAIFTGVTSYLSEFILNYCGENWIVSLRQLTFFKLNNQDLSFFTGFDTNWSSSEITALLMNDTRDLRNLISQFFPLLANLVSMTLIGIIWSIVSGWKLALVGISFVPLVLLVTVLYGKILESIENKYKCKVNNVELDLYRTITTIRTIKIFNIQQYFETVFKEDLKVLNSIGVYRALQTGIGFAISDLFSSIGQAIILFYGMKLISQFQYNYSQLLQVITLLSFTISNASILIHQLPEITRGQRAGTFIVKLLKDITSTMEVNDSCGVSSVRKRNSKSGSDSIGTIGPVKDNQLFKKVTTDNDTLAISFNNVSFSYPNKLHYILQLKSISLDVKKFTTIGIVGQSGSGKSTILKILFRLYDIKISPDSNTTKKYHDQTVKIFNQNLYLINSGLLCQTIAIVPQFPKFFSGTIYDNLTYGINNTNSAGSNSSSSVSDSEIIKILKLVNLHQFIVSLPQGLLTIMNDSDNDNDNGNENENENENGNTISTSSSTSFTFSGGQLQLLAIARALLRNPKILLLDECTSNLDPITTKIIINVIKSLHGKLTILFVTHDKELMRIADNLIVMKDGQIVEQGDFQQLISNDGEFTKITKTII